In Hippoglossus hippoglossus isolate fHipHip1 chromosome 15, fHipHip1.pri, whole genome shotgun sequence, the genomic stretch AATATTACGATTTgtaccattacattacatttcatttagctgacgcttttatccaaagcgacttacaataagtgcattcaaccatgagggtacaaacccagaacaacaagaatcaagaaagtacaatttcttcaagaaagccaaactacaaaatGCTATAAGTAAGTGGCATTTAAGTGCTACAaaattttttgtttaaactttttttcaaggtatagtcggaagaggtgtgtttttagtttgtgtcggaagatgtatagactttcatttcaccatttaggagccaggacagcaaacagtcgtgattttgttgagtgtttagctcgcagtgagggagcaacaagccgattggccgaagcagagcggagtgaacgggctggggtgtatAATGATCTGTATCTATAATGATATAAATCTATATGTAGTTCTGCATGAGTGATCTGGTGTGAGTGCACACTTTGTCCTAAAATGAAAATGCCTGAGTGGTGGTGTATGTGAAATGTGAATTGGGTTTCAAAGGAAGTTTGTAAAAATAGAGGCCAACAGAGAGAACTTCTTTACCTTGTACCTTGAattgtgtctgcagcagctcctctgtggTTGGAGGTAAAACACCTCTCAGCCACACATCGGGGTCATCAGGCCTCTGGCTGATGTGTTGTGGCTTCAGAGGATGGCAATCCATTTTGACAAGCATTTGTCAATGTTCAAAATTCACTGGAAGTTTAGCTGTGAATATCTTTTGTATTTGGTCCATGGATCCAGTGGTATACTGGCTCAAGACAATATATCTTTTCTCCTATAGCATTGACTGGACAGATGACACTTGGTGCCCCACTACTTTGGAGTAGAAGGGGATCAAGGATGTTGACAGTGATGATTATGTTCCCCCATCTTGTGTTTGGTAAGTCATGTGATGTAGCCACATtgttagtttttgttgttgttgttttttacctttACTAAAGCTATGTGAGAATTCCCGCATGAAAAGTCTTGTATGAAAAATCCTACTTGAGTATAAGAACATACATTTTAGCAGAAAAACTGTAGTATGGAGTAAAAGTACTGGTTTGGTCCCGCTGACTGATTATGAAATGACACTATTAGATAATGAACACTGCAGTGTGTCAGTAATACTTCACTGTTGtcgcagctgcagctggagttAATTTGaactattttgttttataaacagAGACACCAGACTGAGGGATCATCAGATTATtaatggaagaggaaaagacaaagctgtgaaacacagataggttttcagtttttaattcatttctgTAACTTTGAGGAGATAGTGGATCATTTgaacatgaattaaaataataacattgtagAATTTGAGTGagaaaatctgtatttgttAGAGCTGTTAACAGCTCATGAACATCTGAAATGTGACCCTGACCCCTACTGCTGTGAACTCTAAAGTGTGACTCAAAATGAATACCTGAGTATATGAATCAACCGCAGTGCATTTATATTGTGGTCAACACAAGCCTGTCCATAACACCAGTAACGATAGATATATAACTACTGCACATCTTCATGAATGTACAGGTTATGAATAAATGGatgattgatttgttttagGTTCCTACAACTCATTAAAAATCTGGAAAGTTGTGGAATTTAAAAGCAGGAACTCCAGACATAGAAAGTCAGGGCATTTAACCAATGCATTGGTTTAATCTGAGTTTCATTCAACTTCACGCTTCTGTATCTTTCGTGTTTTCTAATGAGTAGtgaattattattgttatattgcTTTTTGGTCTAAGAAGCCCATTGCAAATATGATCAGGTTATTTGTTTCTGGTGTACAATGAAAATACTTCTcttttattagggcccgagcacctacggtgggaggccctattgtatttcgaaggatttgtatttcccttttggggctttttcagggcctagacatgctcaaatcgttaccaaagtttgcagggaattcaaaaccccaaaaactaattgtattctggagtaatttgaaatgggcgtggcaaaatcaacaaatcaaatcaacagcgccatctaaggaaaagcccctcagttagctttcaccgatcttcacaaaaatcgtagcccaggtgtatcatgaccagacaaaaaaaaaaaagtcttaaggtgcaatttgaaaaaagcaacaggaagcctgccattttggatttagtggccattttggccatttttcatttttttactttgacgaacttgtcgtagggcttccatcagatcaacttcatattgagatgagtgtcatctaaacaagatggagatataaactacctcggtatatttgattttatcacacggtgtgaccgtgacGTGGCGTTAAAGTTTGATGAGTCAAATCAAGATGATTGAGCTGCACCTGCAATGTTggtcactagagggcagtgtaaGACCATGGTTTGCCCAAGGCACAAATCTTCTTCCCCAGGGCTGAAGAGTTCGTTCACACATTGTTAATATGTtgcaaactaaattaaacttacGGATGTTTGTCAATTAATGTTGAGAGATAACTTTAGTTCATGATTAAGagtaaaatgacaattttttaAGTGTACGTTACACAGtctgaccgtggcgtggcggtcattcacacattcacagtcccgccctgatcagatccatgtgtcaatattgactcgTCGTCAAAGCCCcccctgctggctacaggaagtgacatgttttatactttgatgcactgctcctggctgctttacaatatacagctcatatgagctcagtcaagtcattggaccatggtcagaattgtgacatttcctcaaaccgtgtgaatcattgaggtgcggcgaagaTTCATCCTTcaccaaaggagacgatgttgtcataactccagtgtgcattgtcctatcactaccaaacttctgtctcatgatcagagatcaagcctgaacagctctatgtgtcaatatttcctcagtgtcatagcgccgcctactgattcgccatgaaacaggaagtactttgtaaatccactctgcattatccaaccggcccccaaCTTCggacctatgatcacaatcctgacctgaacagctccatatattaatattagttcagggtcatagcgccacctactgatcagtgtgaaaattaagttgttgtaacattgtccaattgacacaaaattgctcacgctacatcagagcccctacttgaacagatctattagtctgtatgtaataatagtgatggcgccacctactggcaataggaagtaagctttgttttacaactatcattcgatttacataaaatgttcacagtgtgatgtgcaattgataacgtggaccgtaatgagcaattagcaggcaaggatcgacatcacgcgacggacgcaggaagtgaagtgtttgtcctcgccgcagtgcgcaaaacgcatgcaacgtggagacgtgcgcttggtcattgatcgctctctccactaaccgcaacaggcttcaaaatgcctgtgctcgggcccgttagtgctacaacgtagccctagttttggttgttttttcatttttggtttaAACCCAAAATCACAGATTATATGATGATACCCCGACCTAAATATTATAATCTGGTCCATCAGCTAGTGATTTGTTAAAAGCAAATAAAGGCAGATCTAAATGAACCAGTTTAAACAAAAGTAAAGAAAGGGTTACCCCAAACACGGGGAACCTGCTCTGTTATCttatacacacactgaatacaGTGGAGTGGATAGGTCTGCTTCAATTATGGtcaactgaaaaacacaaaatgcagtttttccAACCCCAACTACCGCATTTCAatgatgcatttaaaaacacGGATCAGGATCTCTACCCTGTTTGTCTGGAGGCTAAAGAGCAGTAAGAACACTCAAGTTggaataatcaatcaatcaaattttatttgtatagcccatattcacaaatcccaatttgtctcatagggctttaacaaggtgtgacatcctctgcccttaaccctcaacaagggtaaggaaaaactaccagaAAACCATTTTATCAGGAGAAAAAACGCCTCAGAGAGAAGCATGTgggggatccctctcccagtatgcacagaagtgcaataggtgtcacatgttacagagcacatcaacaaaataacaatgtacATTTAAAGGATTGAAGAGCCAAGTCTGAGTGTGTACTGGTGAAGCCTCTTATCCAACACTTGCACCCAAAGCAGCTGAGGAAAGTCCTGAGAGTGGGCAGAGCAGATttgtgtaaaaaacaaatatataaattgttCTTGAGGGGTTATTACCTTTTCTCACACCTAGACGAAGACAAAGTTCTGagccagctgctcctcctctccttcactgaattctacttcttctttttcttgtccTTCTGTGCTGCCTCCACCTTTAAGGAAGTGACAAGGGTGAGTGGTGACAAATGGAGGGCTGCTTCTGCTCTTTCATCCATGCAGGACCAGGCTGAGAGGATCTGGTGCTTTTACCTGCGTCATAGCTCAGTGCTGGACCTGTCTCCACCACTGGTTTCATGAGGTTCGGGTCCTCtacctctccctctgtgcttatctttttttcattctccctcctttctttatttgtgttctctcctctcttgttttcttcttttcgaTTCACCTCCTCGTTGGTTTCCTGCACATGGAGCTGGTCCCTCATCCTCTCTGCCAGCCCCTTCAGCTCCCGCTCCTCGTCCATAGAGCTCAGAGAGGGAAGATCTGGTCTAGACAGTCTCTTTTTTGGTATGTCTGTGAGAATCAGAGTTTCATATGAAAACTGCAGGGTGTCATTTATTTCCAATACAGCTAGAAGCAAGTATCTTGATTTGTCCAGTATCTAATTTGCTAAAATGGCCgaaaaacaaacattcctgTCAGGCTGTTTTATCCTTAAAGTGTTTGCTAATCAATTCTAATAAAATTGCATATATGATATTATAGAATTTAAGCCGACTAGCCAATTAGACGTTTTGTACATAGACATGTTATGgtattttgctttttttattgattgtcGCAGTAGATTTGTGTCTACACACCCAATGCACTGGGCTttgaaccctaaccctgaaGCAATTATGTCCATCATAGCAGTTTTTATTGGCCTTGCAAAGTCTTCATAACATCATCACACACCATCTGCTGTGCTCTTTATTTAAAGACTCAGTGAAACAAATGTCAGGTCCTTTCACTCCTCACATTTACCTCTgttctgtaaaaacacagagctaTGGAGGCAATCAACGTTTGACGTAGAAACACTATGATATTCTTTTTTTACTACATATATttggtaaataaaaaataaatcaacacttAACAGGATTAAAAAGGGGGGATTTTTCATTACACAAGGTCTCTAAGAAATGATCTACTAATACTAAATATTAAAGTAatattaactgtgtgtgtgtgtgtgtgtgtgtgtgtgtgtgtgtgtgtgtgtgtgtgtgtgtgtgtgtgtgtgtgtgtgtgtgtgtgtgtgtgtgtgtgtgttacctgctgCTGAGGGATCTACTGTGGGCGAACTCTCTCCAGGCTTCAGGCCCATGTGAAGGGAAATGGCTTGAGGCCCACTGAGCTCAACATCCACTCTGTTTCCATCAGTGTCACTACTACTTCTGCCTTCATCACCCAACATGTTATCAGCTTTGCTTCCATCAATTTTACTGCAGATAATTTTAGAAGTAGCATTGATGTCTTTGATACCGTGTCTTTTGGGGATCTCAGAGGCTTTACTGCTATCGCTGTAATGACCACTGGCAGTATGAACAACTTTACTGCTGCTTCGGCTCCTTTTTGCGCGGTGAGGTTTGTCTGGTACCAGAGGCCGGCCTCTGAAGGCCAGATCAGGGTAAGTTCTCTGCATCTCCATAGTGAACTGGTCTGCACTGGGATTGCGTCGCGGAATGCACCTGACTCTCACTCCAGGCCTGGGgacctgaaaaaataaaacacctgaGTTCAGTAAAGACTGCAGCTGGCTTGTTGTATTAACCTGGCTCTGCAGTCTGTCATGCCACCCTGTGTTTTGTGCATTGATAGTGTAATTTGTGATACATTTGAGAGCAAATTGtataacatttttcatttcatcatcctCAACTGATATCAACCATAATTTTGTCCcgctttttatgttttatgcaCCTGCTCATTTTGTATGTGGCAGAAATACAGTCATCGCAGCTGCACCAGGGTCTGTGGTCATGGGAGAGCAGGTGCTGTCCCCGAGATAGTGTGAGTCTTTTTAACCAGTCCAAAGCAGGTTACTATATATCTTCAACTTTTTATATGCTGTCCTTCCAACCTGTTATAATTTCTTATATAATTACATGATTCAAGccagattattattttgtattagcTTGtagcaaaaaaacattttaacatggcTGTCTGTCCCTCACATGTAGCAGAAATAAAAGTGCCCATATTTTGGTAATTTGCAAGTTCGTAATTTTAATGTGAGGGTCTACTACAATAATTTAACAACCTTTAATGTTTGGAACTCTCATTATTTGTCTCACATGCTGCAGAGcttctcttcactttctttctgaaatgCACTTTTTGCTGTAGGCCTGTAATTGGTCAGCTGGCCCTCActtttgtgattggtcaactgcttaGAGCGTGTGTTGGAGATGCCACACACCTTACCCAGAGGCTTCCTGATCAGCTGTGAACACAGTTATAACCATGGTAACAATGGAATCGGTATTGCTGTTCCTATTCAAGTCCTAATCGAAAAATTGAAAGTCATTATGAACCAGCTGTTTGACTTGAACCACGTTCCAAAACAAGACTGAAGCAGGATGTTTAATCGTGGTACATTTTTGTTTCTCTACATCATGATAAAAAACTGTGTAAGTGAGCATGTTACTTGGTGACAATGATACTTTATTGACTTCTGTGGGAGAGAACTGCATTTACAGCAGACTTTGGCCTTTTTAACATAACAGGATATTCCATGAAGTCAGCCTGATAACGGGATGTATGATACAAAAGTCCTGTTGGATCACAGGTGTGCAGGCCTGAAACCTAGTAACCTCACAAACCCATCGGTCAACTGTAAAAGAAACGTATGACAATAGTATATTTAAGTTGATCTGTTCTTCTGTCCTTAGGCAACCAAAATGCTTTGATGAATGTCTGACATACAAATTTTAAGTTGTCTGTGTAACTATGTGTCACACGCACATCTGTATATGTGGGTGTTTACTTGAGACAATCACACTGATTGTGCTGTTTAATACGTTTGAACACATAAAAAACTGAATGCAGCCAACAGTGGGTCCTTGTGTATGAAATAATTGGgagttaaatatataaaatggtTGATGCAATTTTATCAAATCTGAAAAGAAGTATTCAGACATGCTGTGCTTTAATATAACGAGTGAGCTGCAAAAGATCTTCTCAAAGGCTTT encodes the following:
- the LOC117775905 gene encoding uncharacterized protein LOC117775905 isoform X2, yielding MEEGIQDTEVLSSSTIQSVLASIGYLPHTDSPQSEFRLCEDANPDRAILVGFELLLARLECNHLLELLEKDQLGPKEWLEVLQRRAGPTKVEETPGKERTMGPKEEEKEKDKGDIKEVPRPGVRVRCIPRRNPSADQFTMEMQRTYPDLAFRGRPLVPDKPHRAKRSRSSSKVVHTASGHYSDSSKASEIPKRHGIKDINATSKIICSKIDGSKADNMLGDEGRSSSDTDGNRVDVELSGPQAISLHMGLKPGESSPTVDPSAADIPKKRLSRPDLPSLSSMDEERELKGLAERMRDQLHVQETNEEVNRKEENKRGENTNKERRENEKKISTEGEVEDPNLMKPVVETGPALSYDAGGGSTEGQEKEEVEFSEGEEEQLAQNFVFV
- the LOC117775905 gene encoding uncharacterized protein LOC117775905 isoform X1, producing MQDGEGAGEQAEASRLELYEDYLKCYSDWCPGDQPCHDVQLRKKVAQYLLREPTPPGTFTVFPFYQAVAEACDPVSTDCRKHLTAFIRATELLETLCVNLFLQPWRKEFKTLKTFTGPFVYCLLPVLSSSTIQSVLASIGYLPHTDSPQSEFRLCEDANPDRAILVGFELLLARLECNHLLELLEKDQLGPKEWLEVLQRRAGPTKVEETPGKERTMGPKEEEKEKDKGDIKEVPRPGVRVRCIPRRNPSADQFTMEMQRTYPDLAFRGRPLVPDKPHRAKRSRSSSKVVHTASGHYSDSSKASEIPKRHGIKDINATSKIICSKIDGSKADNMLGDEGRSSSDTDGNRVDVELSGPQAISLHMGLKPGESSPTVDPSAADIPKKRLSRPDLPSLSSMDEERELKGLAERMRDQLHVQETNEEVNRKEENKRGENTNKERRENEKKISTEGEVEDPNLMKPVVETGPALSYDAGGGSTEGQEKEEVEFSEGEEEQLAQNFVFV